In Thermococcus sp. M39, the genomic stretch TGGTACGTCATTGTAACTGTTGGCTGGTTAACTCCATAGCCGTTGCCTTTTCTAAAGCTCTCAATGAACTCTCTAATTTTTTCCTTCATATCATTCTCCAGCTTGTAATCCAAAGTTGCAACTGCTCTTAGTACCCAATAAGTTGACTCTAAGGGTGTTGCCGCGCCAAACTCTTCACTTCCACCTAATCCGACAGAGAACTGTCCCTCAAGGGGGTTGTATTTTTTGAAAATGTACTGGAGTTTTTCCAATGCCAAATCTCTTGCCCCTAAAATTGCAAGGGCTTCGCTTGCCATTGCAAGAGCAACTGTAGCTCTGTGAGCTTGTGCTGAATTGTCTAAGAATTCAATTGTTTTTTCTTTTTCTGGAATTTCAAGATTGAGCAGATCGTAGATTTTAACGGCATAATATGTGTCATTTATGTTAGTTTCATTTAGGAGTGAGACGAAGCAGTAGCCTCCATCCTCATGGCGTCTCTTTGAGATGTAACTAACGACAGCATTAATATTCACATATCTCGCAAGTTCATAGAGCTTCGAGCCCATTCTACCGCCTCCTAACTGTTTTATGATAATTAGCGGTTAGAACAGGCGTCATCAGCCCTTAGCGGGCGGTTCGGGCTCGAAGCCCCGGGCGGACGCCATCGCCCAAGTTAACATAAGAGAGAAAATATTTAAAGATTTTGGTTAATCGTTTAAATTAAAACCAAAAATCGGTGAAATCATGAGGACAATATGGTTTGTCTACATAGGTAATTATGAGTATAAAGATGCCGTTTTTGATGCATACAGTGAGGTTAATAGATATCTAGCTGAGAACAAGCTCCCTATCCGCCTTATCTTTCACGCTTCCAACGAAATCGAAGAGGCAGCTAATGATGTCGTTCTGGAGCTGAAGCCTGGATTCACCATTATGATTGAGACAGAGGAAGGTAAAGTGTTGGCGTATCCCCTAGAGGGCATTGTTGATATTCTCCATGGGTGGCTTGTTAAAACTCGTGATGAGGTGTTGGAGAGATACGAGAGATACTATAAGGAGAATATAGTGAAGAAAAGCGAGAATAAGGACGAAGAAACGCAAAGAAAAAATCAAGAAGGCAATGCAGGAATTGATAAAGAAAAAGTTGAAAATGGAGTAGAAGTCATTCATGAAGGAACTAAAGAGAAAACGATTAATATAGCGGACTTCTATGAAAATGATATCCCAGACACTGTTATAGGTGTTGTAAGCTTGCCTCTCGTTACAAGGAATCCTTACCTTGACTTCTATGAGAAATTCTTAGGAATTCAAAAACAAATCTCTGGACTGAACATCATAGTTGTTTCTGCAAGTCCCTTCTACCATGAAAATAAGCTGATTTTTTCACAAAGACTTTTCAAGGCTATTCTGCACGAATTAGGGCATGCTTTTGGCTTAGATCACTGCTCTGAGAACTGTGTGATGAATCCTCCTGCGACCATTGATGATTGGGATTCAAGAATTCCGGACTTCTGCCCTAAATGCTTTTTGGAGCTGAAGAGGAATGTTGAATGGAAAGCGAATAAGTGTGATAATACCAGCTTACAACGAGGAAAAGAGGATAGGGAACGTTCTTCAACGGATGCCTGAATTTGTTGACGAGGTCATTGTTGTTGATGATGGGAGCAGAGACAGAACTAGCGAAGTGGCAAAGAAATTTGGAGTGAAAGTCATAAGATTAAAACAGAACCAAGGGAAAGGTAAAGCTATGAGCGAAGGCATTAAAGCAGCAAGTGGAGATATAATCGTTTTTATGGATGCTGACGGACAGCACAAGCCTGAAGAGATAATAAAACTTGTTGAGCCCATTGTTGAAGACGAAGCGGATTTTGTAATCGGCTCAAGGTTGATAAAAGCCCAAGGAGAGAGGCCGCTGATAAGGAAGATAAGCAACTTCATAACGACTTCTCTCATTCGCTTGAAGTTAGGGATAAATGTTAAGGACACCCAAAGTGGATTTAGAGCTATAAGAAGGGAGTTTCTACCTGAGATTGAGAGCAGGAGGTATGAAGTCGAGACTGAAGTTTTAATAAAGGTTGTGAAGAAGGGTGCAAGGATAAAAGAAGTTCCTGTTTCGATGATTTATGGAATTGAAACTGGTCATTTTCGGTTTGAAGATATTGTGAGATTTTTAGAAGTTCTTTTGAAGTACTAAACTGAAGTTTGGTTCTATTATCCGAGTGAGTATTAAATAACTGAAAGTATTATAAAGGAAAAACTTTTAATAGTTAATTTACATAATTCACTACAAACGTTTGTGGTGTTTGTTATGCGGTTTCTAATAAGACTCAAAGGCGAGAATTCAGAGTTCAAGATTCCCTATAACCATCTCTATTATCTACAGGGTCTGATTTATAGGAGAATCCAAAGAA encodes the following:
- a CDS encoding peptidase M54, yielding MRTIWFVYIGNYEYKDAVFDAYSEVNRYLAENKLPIRLIFHASNEIEEAANDVVLELKPGFTIMIETEEGKVLAYPLEGIVDILHGWLVKTRDEVLERYERYYKENIVKKSENKDEETQRKNQEGNAGIDKEKVENGVEVIHEGTKEKTINIADFYENDIPDTVIGVVSLPLVTRNPYLDFYEKFLGIQKQISGLNIIVVSASPFYHENKLIFSQRLFKAILHELGHAFGLDHCSENCVMNPPATIDDWDSRIPDFCPKCFLELKRNVEWKANKCDNTSLQRGKEDRERSSTDA
- a CDS encoding prenyltransferase/squalene oxidase repeat-containing protein, with translation MGSKLYELARYVNINAVVSYISKRRHEDGGYCFVSLLNETNINDTYYAVKIYDLLNLEIPEKEKTIEFLDNSAQAHRATVALAMASEALAILGARDLALEKLQYIFKKYNPLEGQFSVGLGGSEEFGAATPLESTYWVLRAVATLDYKLENDMKEKIREFIESFRKGNGYGVNQPTVTMTYQALYSLNALGYPIPKTRFFEECEVHGGFTEVPLSLPPYLEPTFYAIRGLKLLGKKPRYIKEHIKFIRALQNPNGGFRRSLEMGISNFQNTYRALRTLSDLLSF
- a CDS encoding glycosyltransferase family 2 protein, with the translated sequence MLNGKRISVIIPAYNEEKRIGNVLQRMPEFVDEVIVVDDGSRDRTSEVAKKFGVKVIRLKQNQGKGKAMSEGIKAASGDIIVFMDADGQHKPEEIIKLVEPIVEDEADFVIGSRLIKAQGERPLIRKISNFITTSLIRLKLGINVKDTQSGFRAIRREFLPEIESRRYEVETEVLIKVVKKGARIKEVPVSMIYGIETGHFRFEDIVRFLEVLLKY